Genomic DNA from Nonomuraea rubra:
TGCCAGTAGCCCAGGGCGAGGGACGCGCCGCGCACGTGCAGGGAGCCGGGCCGCCCGTCGGGCACGAGGGCGCCCGACGCGTCGCGCAGCTCGATGTCGTAGCCGGGGACGGGCCTGCCGGTGGTGCCGGGACGCACGTCGCCGGGCTGGTTGGACAGGAAGATGTGCAGGGCCTCGGTGGAGCCGAGGCCGTCGATGATCTCCACGCCGAAGCGCCGGGTGAACCGGTCCTGCAGCGGCGCGGGCAGCGCCTCTCCCGCCGAGGTGGCGAGCCGTACGGAGGTGAAGGTGTCCTCGGGCAGGCCGGCGGCGAGCAGCGCGGCGTAGAAGGTGGGGACGCCGAAGAACAGCGTCGGCCGGTCGGCGGCCAGGCGCTCGGCGGCCACGGCGGGGCTGGAGCGGCGCGGTTCCAGCAGCGTCGCCGCGCCGGCCGAGAGGGGGAAGAACATCGAGTTGCCGATGCCGTAGGCGAAGAAGAGCTTGGCGACGGAGAAGCAGACGTCGCCGGGCCGGATGCCGAGCACCCGGTCGCCGTACGTCTCGCAGACGTGCCGGAGGTTGGCGTGGCGGTGCATGGCGCCCTTGGGGGCGCCGGTCGTGCCGGAGGTGTAGAGCCACAGCGCCCAGGAGTCGTCCACCGTGCCGGCGGGCTCGCGCAGCGCGGCCGGCGCCTTCTCCCCTGCCGCGAGGAGGTCCTGCCAGGTCAGCGAGGTGACGCCGGGAGGCGCGGGAAGCGGTTGCGGGCCGTCGCACACCAGGTGGCGGACGCCGGGCGCCAGGGCGAGCGCCTCCCGGAGCCGCAGGTCGTACTCGGCGCCGGCCACCACCGCGACGGCGCCGGAGTCGGCGATGATCGCGCCGAGCTCCCGGGCACCCAGCATCGTGGACACCGGCACGGCGACGAACCCGGCGCAGAAGGCCGCCAGGATGCCGGTGAACATGGGCACGTCGTCGTTGGTGACGAAGAGCACCCGGTCGTCGCGCCGCAGGCCCAGCCCGCGCAGCCCCGCGGTGGCCACGGCGACCTGGTCCGACAGCCCGGCGTAGGTGAGGGTGGTCGTCCCGGCGCGGACGGCGACGCGGTCGCCGCGGCCTTCGGCCACGTGGCGGTGCACGAGCCAGCTACCGGCGTTGAACCCGTCCATGATCACACCCGCCCGAGGTCGAAGTCGCCCTTGCGGCCGGTGCCGTAGCGGCGCAGCGCGCCGTCGGGGCCGGACGCGTTCGGCCGGACGAAGATCCAGTTCTGCCAGGCGGTGAGCCTGCCGAAGATCTTCGTCTCCAGGGTCTCGGGGCCGGCGAAGCGGTGGTTGGCCTCCATGCCGGTCAGCGCGTCGGGCGAGAGCGAGGCCCGTTCCTCGAACGCGATGCGCAGCTCCTCCTCGAAGTCGAGGTCGTCCAGGGCCACGGTGACCAGGCCGAGCTCCTGCGCGGCGGCGGCGTCCAGCGGCTCGCCCAGCCGGCCCCGCACGGCTGCCAGGCCGGCGTCGTCGCCCCAGAAGCGCGACCGCAGCCGGGACAGGCCGTTGCCCATGGGGTGGTCGCCGTCGTTGGCGGCCGTC
This window encodes:
- a CDS encoding benzoate-CoA ligase family protein, giving the protein MDGFNAGSWLVHRHVAEGRGDRVAVRAGTTTLTYAGLSDQVAVATAGLRGLGLRRDDRVLFVTNDDVPMFTGILAAFCAGFVAVPVSTMLGARELGAIIADSGAVAVVAGAEYDLRLREALALAPGVRHLVCDGPQPLPAPPGVTSLTWQDLLAAGEKAPAALREPAGTVDDSWALWLYTSGTTGAPKGAMHRHANLRHVCETYGDRVLGIRPGDVCFSVAKLFFAYGIGNSMFFPLSAGAATLLEPRRSSPAVAAERLAADRPTLFFGVPTFYAALLAAGLPEDTFTSVRLATSAGEALPAPLQDRFTRRFGVEIIDGLGSTEALHIFLSNQPGDVRPGTTGRPVPGYDIELRDASGALVPDGRPGSLHVRGASLALGYWQRAEASGAVFAGGWLSTGDTYVRSPDGYYTCLGRSNDLLKAGGIWVSPVEVESRLLEHPQVEEAAVVGLADEHGLDKPVACVVAKGGVTAEELIQWCRDGLAAFKRPRRVIFLDGLPKTATGKIQRFKIRELLAKEAADE